CCGCGCCAAACCATGCGATACTGCGCTTTGCGATCCGGCCAATGCCACCGCGCGTCATCATTAGCAGCGACCAGACTGCAAGCGGCAAAAGTGCAGGAACACTGGCAAGGCCGAAGAACTGCATGGCAATATCGGAGAAGACCGCACCCGGATAGCCAAGCGCGTTGGTGACGGGATTATCCGTGGCGTGGCTGAGGCTGGGATCAGCCACATTCCATGTCGCAAGCGCGCCAACAGCCATCGCTGCCAGCGAAAGCAGCGCCAACCCAAAGAGGATATAGAACTGCCTGCGGAAGATATTGACCAGTCGCAGTCTATCTTCCGAAATCCGCTCGTCACGCAGCGGGTATGAGGGCGAATATCCTTGCCGCATAAAGCCTGTCCCGAACTATGGTTTGTTGCCCTCAGGCTTAAATGGCCCTGGGCGCAATGAATCGGGACGATCCTAGCCTTGCGATGGTTAATTCCTCATTAACCATGCAGCATCCTGCACAGGCAAATAATGCTGAACGTGAAAAAGGCGCGGTTTCCCGCGCCTTTTTCTTCTTGAGACAACCCTGTTCTACTGAACAGACTCGCCGTGCAACGCGATGTCGAGACCTTCCATTTCTTCCTGCTTTGTCGGGCGCAGACCCATGATGGCCTTGATCACATAAAGGATGATGGCTGTCGCAACTGCGGTGTAAACAATCGTAACTGCCGCACCGAAGAACTGCTTGCCCATGGTTGCACCTTCACCAGCAGCATTGATTGCCACATCAGCAAAGAAGCCGGTCAGGATCGCGCCAACAAAGCCGCCAACACCGTGTACACCGAAGGCATCGAGCGAGTCGTCGTATCCAAGGGCGTGCTTGAGCTTAACCGCTGCCACGTAGCAGATAAGGCCTGCAATGATACCGATGATCAGTGCGCCCGTTGGGTTGACGAAACCAGCGGCAGGCGTAACGGCAACGAGACCTGCAACGGCACCCGAGATGATGCCAAGAACGCTTGGCTTACCGGCGATTGCCCATTCAGCAAACATCCAGGCAAGCGCTGCACCAGCGGTCGCAACCTGTGTGTTGAGCATAGCCACAGCAGCGAGCGAATTGGCACCAGCAGCCGAACCAGCGTTGAAGCCGAACCAGCCCACCCACAGGAGAGCCGCACCAATGACCGAGAGAACGAGGTTGTGCGGTGCCATGTTGATGTGGCCGTAACCATCGCGCTTGCCAATGATAAGGGCTGCAACAAGACCGGCAACACCAGCATTGATGTGAACAACCGTACCACCAGCAAAGTCGAGAACACCGTCAGAACCGAGGAAGCCGCCGCCCCATACCCAATGCGCCACCGGCACATAGACGATGAAGAGCCACAGAACCATGAAAACGAGCATGGAGGAAAATTTCATTCGTTCAGCAAACGAACCTGCAATCAGCGCAGGCGTGATAACCGCAAAGGTCATCTGAAACACGATGAAGAGATATTCAGGAATGGTTCCGGTGAGCGATTCCATCGTCACGCCCGACAGGAATGCCTTATCGAAACCACCGATGAAAGCGTTCATCGAACCGCCATCGGTGAAAGCAAGCGAGTAGCCAAAGAACATCCACAAGACCGACATAAGGCAGGTGATGGCGAAGCTCTGCATCACAGTGGAAAGCACATTTTTCTTGCGAACCATACCGCCGTAGAAAAGTGCGAGACCAGGAATGGTCATCATCAGCACGAGCGCGGTTGAAGTCAGCATCCAGGCGGTGTCGCCCGTATCAAGGCTCGGGGTCGCTTCGGCTGCATCCTGTGCAAAGGCTGTTCCCGCTAATACGAGCAGCGCAGGAAGGGTGGCAAATGCCGTCTGCTTGAATCTTTCAGTTATGAGCATCGAGTATCTCCGTCGAATGGCGGCTTCAAACGCGTCTGCGCTGAAAAGACCGGTTCGAACTAAGAGAAACAAAAATCGTGCCAGTTATCGACCACCACTCCATAGAAATGCAATTTTTCTGATGTCTCATGCTCAATGATGTCTCAAAACTATCAGTTGGACGCTATATTTTCGCCCAAAATGCGGGCTTTTCGGTAAACTCGATAAAAGGTGAAAGCACCGAAAAATCTTTCGATGAGAAAATAAAAGCGGTCTCGCCCGGATGGGCAAAACCGCTTTAAGTGATTCATCGGATTCAATTTTTAGCCGTAGAGTTCATTTTACGCCAACGACCGTTGCATAAAAATTAAACACGCGCATTGCCGATGATTAAAATATCATCATTTGGCTTTTTCATGCACACGAATAAGCCCTTCCTGCGCAACCGACGCGATTAACAAGCCATCGCGGGTGTAAAGGGCACCACGGTTAAATCCACGTGCGCCGGAGGCGCTTGGGGTATCCTGCGTGTATAAAAGCCAGTCATCAAGCCTGCATGGGCGATGGAACCACATCGCATGATCAAGGCTCGCCACCTGCAGATCACGATCAAAAATCGTGCGTCCATGCGGGTGAAGCGAAGTGTCCAGCAATGTCATATCGGAGAGATAGGCAAGAATGGCCGCCTGAAGCGCACGATCATCCGGCACGATGCCGCGCGCGCGCACCCATACATGCTGTCTTGGCGCCAGTTTTTCCCGCGAAAAATAGTGTTTGAGCGACACCGGCTTAATCTCGATGGGACGCTCCTGCTCCCAGTATTTGCGCACACCCGACGGAGCCAGATGCAGATATTCGTCTTTCAGATCATGATCGCCCACCAGTTGCTCAGGCATCGGCAGGCCCTCCGGCATTTCGATCTGATGATCAAGACCCGGCTCATCAATCTGAAATGAGGCGGAGAGAGTGAAGATCGCCTTACCGTGCTGCTTTGCCAAAACGCGACGCGTGTTGAAGCTCGAACCATCGCGAATACGGTCAACTTCATAAATAATCGGGATTGCCGGATCGCCCGGACGCACGAAATAGCCATGCAAAGAGTGAACCTGCCGCTCTGCCTCCACCGTGCGCTGGGCTGCAATCAGCGCCTGACCGATCACCTGTCCGCCAAAAACCCGCTGCCAGCCCACTTGCGGGCTGTTGCCACGGAAAAGATCCACTTCCAGCGTTTCAAGATCAAGCGTTTCAAGAAGCTGCTGCATGGCAGCCGTTTGCTCGGCCTTTGATAGATTGGTCTTTTCATTATTGGACATGGACAGCCTGTCTCCTGAAACCCTATATAGAGAACATATTCTTGATGAACTGTTTGGGCTTGCACAAGGGAAACTGTCAAGTTCCCACAAACTGTCGCAGCCTTATCTGCTTCATCGAAGAACGATCTGAAAGGAAGAGCTATGTCCGCCGAAGCCACACAAAATGCAGCCAACAAACGCGATCTGGTGATTGCAGGTGGTGGCTATGTCGGCCTTGTGACTGCTGTTGCTGTCAAATCCGCAGCCCCGCATCTTTCCGTAACCGTCATTGATGGTGCACCGGCTGGCGCATGGAAAAATGACCCGCGTGCTTCTTCCATTGCCGCTGCAGCCTCGCGCATGCTTGATCAACTTGGCTGCTGGCAGGAGATTGTCACAGATGCACAGCCAATTACCGAAATGGTCGTCACAGACTCCCGCACCTCTGATCCCGTGCGTCCAGTCTTTCTGACATTCTCTGGTGATGTTAATCCCGGCGAACCCTTTGCGCATATGGTGGAAAACCGCGTTCTCAACACCGCCCTTCACAGAAAAGCGGATGAACTCGGCATCACCTTTATCGAAGGCATGAGTGTCGAGAATTTTGAAACACTGCCCGAATCCGTCACAGTTTCTCTGGCCAATGGCGAAACAATCTCCACGCGCTTGCTGATTGCCGCTGATGGAGCGAAATCGCGCCTGCGTGATATTGCAGGCATCAAAACCGTTAACTGGGATTACGACCAGTCCGGCATTGTTTGTAATGTTTCCCATGAACGCCCACATGGAGGCCGTGCCGACGAACATTTCCTGCCTGCTGGTCCATTTGCAATCCTGCCGCTGAGAGGCAATCGCAGTTCACTCGTCTGGACAGAACGCACCGCCGATGCGGAGCGTCTCATCCGGGAAGATGACTTCATCTTCGAAACAGAACTCGAACAGCGTTTTGGCCATCGCCTTGGCGCACTCACAGTCGAAGGCCCACGCCGCGCCTTCCCGCTCGGCCTCACCCTGGCACGCGAATTTGTAAAACCGCGTTTCGCGCTTGTGGGCGATGCAGCCCATCGTATTCATCCGATTGCAGGCCAAGGTCTCAATCTCGGTTTCCGCGATGCTGCAGCGATTGCAGAAGTGATCGTCGAGACAGACCGCCTTGGCCTCGACATCGGCTCTTTTGCGGCACTGGAACGCTATCAGGCATGGCGCCGGTTCGACACGGTACAGATGGGTGTCACCACAGACGTGCTGACCAAACTCTTCTCCAACGACAATCCGGCTGTGCGCACCATTCGCGACATTGGGCTGGGTCTTGTGGATCGCGTTCCGAGCCTCAAGTCGTTCTTTATTAAACAGGCGGCTGGTCTTTCGGGCGACACTCCGCGCCTGCTGCAAGGAGAAGCGATTTAGTCTCAGCACGACCACTGGAAAAAGCTTTCACGTCTGCTAAAAAAGCGAAATGTAATATAGGCGTGGGGGCCTCGGGGCATGTATATCAATAAACGATTGATCGATGTGATCCTGCACGCCCAGGCAAGCTTGTGGTCAACCACACGCGTACACAAACTATCCAAAATAGCGGGTGCGATTGCTATCATTACCGCTATGGCGTCCGCCGTCATCTATTCAGCCGTTAAGCCTGACAATAATTGGGATATGATCGCCTATATCGCGACAGCCCTGGAAAACCGTTATCCCGATGCAGAACAGCTACATACGGAAACATGGCGGCAAGTCGCCGAAGTGGCATCAG
This genomic stretch from Brucella pseudogrignonensis harbors:
- a CDS encoding ammonium transporter codes for the protein MLITERFKQTAFATLPALLVLAGTAFAQDAAEATPSLDTGDTAWMLTSTALVLMMTIPGLALFYGGMVRKKNVLSTVMQSFAITCLMSVLWMFFGYSLAFTDGGSMNAFIGGFDKAFLSGVTMESLTGTIPEYLFIVFQMTFAVITPALIAGSFAERMKFSSMLVFMVLWLFIVYVPVAHWVWGGGFLGSDGVLDFAGGTVVHINAGVAGLVAALIIGKRDGYGHINMAPHNLVLSVIGAALLWVGWFGFNAGSAAGANSLAAVAMLNTQVATAGAALAWMFAEWAIAGKPSVLGIISGAVAGLVAVTPAAGFVNPTGALIIGIIAGLICYVAAVKLKHALGYDDSLDAFGVHGVGGFVGAILTGFFADVAINAAGEGATMGKQFFGAAVTIVYTAVATAIILYVIKAIMGLRPTKQEEMEGLDIALHGESVQ
- the tesB gene encoding acyl-CoA thioesterase II yields the protein MSNNEKTNLSKAEQTAAMQQLLETLDLETLEVDLFRGNSPQVGWQRVFGGQVIGQALIAAQRTVEAERQVHSLHGYFVRPGDPAIPIIYEVDRIRDGSSFNTRRVLAKQHGKAIFTLSASFQIDEPGLDHQIEMPEGLPMPEQLVGDHDLKDEYLHLAPSGVRKYWEQERPIEIKPVSLKHYFSREKLAPRQHVWVRARGIVPDDRALQAAILAYLSDMTLLDTSLHPHGRTIFDRDLQVASLDHAMWFHRPCRLDDWLLYTQDTPSASGARGFNRGALYTRDGLLIASVAQEGLIRVHEKAK
- a CDS encoding ubiquinone biosynthesis hydroxylase; translation: MSAEATQNAANKRDLVIAGGGYVGLVTAVAVKSAAPHLSVTVIDGAPAGAWKNDPRASSIAAAASRMLDQLGCWQEIVTDAQPITEMVVTDSRTSDPVRPVFLTFSGDVNPGEPFAHMVENRVLNTALHRKADELGITFIEGMSVENFETLPESVTVSLANGETISTRLLIAADGAKSRLRDIAGIKTVNWDYDQSGIVCNVSHERPHGGRADEHFLPAGPFAILPLRGNRSSLVWTERTADAERLIREDDFIFETELEQRFGHRLGALTVEGPRRAFPLGLTLAREFVKPRFALVGDAAHRIHPIAGQGLNLGFRDAAAIAEVIVETDRLGLDIGSFAALERYQAWRRFDTVQMGVTTDVLTKLFSNDNPAVRTIRDIGLGLVDRVPSLKSFFIKQAAGLSGDTPRLLQGEAI